The following are encoded together in the Cicer arietinum cultivar CDC Frontier isolate Library 1 chromosome 2, Cicar.CDCFrontier_v2.0, whole genome shotgun sequence genome:
- the LOC101503921 gene encoding uncharacterized protein, whose product MESSLSIWEHTLIVFLRPLLAITFVLSLITLGWLLAWKLVLVHVPLVQEVFGLKKKPPRSKPQIGRLSKIYSTIHAPISPST is encoded by the exons ATGGAGTCATCGTTGTCAATTTGGGAACACACTCTTATCGTCTTTCTTCGACCCCTCCTAGCCATAACCTTCGTTCTCTCATTAATCACTCTAG GTTGGTTATTGGCATGGAAACTGGTACTTGTTCATGTTCCTTTGGTTCAAGAGGTTTTTGGTCTTAAAAAGAAACCTCCTCGATCCAAACCCCAAATTGGTCGTCTCTCCAAAATTTACAGCACCATTCATGCCCCAATTTCACCTTCCACTTAG
- the LOC140919406 gene encoding uncharacterized protein, translating to MRVFTLPIVGFFYGYPLGLGLITIPSGEELSSRVSDNTTKAPNLKASIGGHDQTFGFKMVLWNQPHIFSKQMVGAKAWEKETSKNVENVLNDVKIGKAELPAEDADVKPKVVSEDIPPENVQASGRVFQTSK from the exons ATGCGGGTTTTTACCCTACCCATCGTGGGTTTTTTTTACGGGTATCCACTAGGTCTGGGTCTAATTACCATCCCTAGTGGTGAGGAACTTTCCAGCCGTGTATCTGATAATACAACTAAGGCTCCAAATTTGAAAGCATCGATCGGAGGCCACGACCAAACATTTGGCTTCAAAATGGTTTTATGgaatca GCCGCACATCTTTTCCAAGCAGATGGTGGGGGCAAAGGCGTGGGAAA AGGAAACTTCAAAGAATGTTGAAAATGTGTTAAATGATGTTAAAATTGGGAAGGCAGAGCTACCTGCTGAGGATGCAGATGTGAAACCCAAGGTTGTTTCAGAAGACATTCCACCAGAGAATGTTCAAG CAAGTGGGAGAGTCTTTCAAACCTCCAAA TGA